The following proteins are co-located in the Pseudomonas cavernae genome:
- a CDS encoding flagellar basal body-associated protein FliL: MKAWIALLLAVALPFTVQAKEEESEAGAAPQVAYVSLVPAIVGNFGAGPKLKFFKADIALRVTGSEAEDKVEHHEPLIRNQLVMLFSQQTEASLGDLEAKEKLRQEALKQVRQVLEQEEGRPLVDDLLFNNLIIQ, translated from the coding sequence GTGAAAGCCTGGATCGCCCTGCTGCTGGCTGTAGCCCTGCCGTTCACCGTGCAGGCCAAGGAGGAGGAAAGCGAGGCGGGCGCCGCGCCACAGGTGGCCTATGTCAGCCTGGTGCCGGCGATCGTCGGCAATTTCGGCGCGGGGCCCAAGTTGAAGTTCTTCAAGGCCGATATCGCCCTGCGGGTCACCGGCAGCGAGGCCGAGGACAAGGTCGAACATCACGAGCCGCTGATCCGCAACCAGCTGGTGATGCTGTTCTCCCAGCAGACCGAGGCCAGCCTCGGCGACCTCGAGGCCAAGGAAAAACTCCGCCAGGAGGCGCTCAAGCAAGTGCGCCAGGTGCTGGAGCAGGAAGAAGGCCGGCCGCTGGTGGACGATCTACTGTTCAACAACCTGATCATTCAATAA
- a CDS encoding NADPH:quinone oxidoreductase family protein: MKAMLCKAFGPAETLVLEEVASPVPKKFEVLLDVHAAGVNFPDTLIIEGKYQFKPPFPFSPGGEAAGVVAAVGEKVSHVKPGDRVMALTGWGSFAEQVAVSADKVLPIPASLDFTAAAAFGMTYGTSMHALKQRANLQPGETLLVLGASGGVGLAAVEIGKAMGAKVIAAASSAEKLAVAKAAGADELINYNEENLRERLKQLTGDQGVDVIYDPVGGELFEQAFRSIAWNGRMLVVGFASGTIPSLPANLTLLKGASLVGVFWGAFAARQPQDNAANFQQLFQWHAEGKLKPLVSQTFPLANAADAINHLGQRKAVGKVVVQVR; this comes from the coding sequence ATGAAAGCCATGCTGTGCAAAGCCTTCGGCCCCGCCGAAACCCTGGTGCTGGAAGAAGTTGCCAGCCCCGTACCGAAGAAGTTCGAAGTCCTCCTCGACGTGCACGCCGCCGGGGTCAATTTCCCCGACACCTTGATCATCGAAGGCAAGTACCAGTTCAAACCGCCCTTCCCGTTCTCCCCAGGCGGTGAAGCGGCCGGCGTGGTCGCCGCGGTCGGCGAGAAGGTCAGCCACGTCAAACCCGGCGACCGGGTCATGGCACTGACCGGCTGGGGCAGCTTCGCCGAGCAGGTGGCGGTCTCTGCAGACAAAGTACTGCCGATTCCCGCTAGCCTCGACTTCACCGCCGCGGCCGCCTTCGGCATGACCTACGGCACCTCGATGCATGCGCTGAAGCAACGCGCCAATCTGCAGCCCGGCGAGACCCTGCTGGTGCTCGGCGCCTCCGGCGGCGTCGGCCTGGCCGCAGTGGAGATCGGCAAGGCCATGGGCGCCAAGGTCATCGCCGCCGCCAGCAGCGCGGAGAAGCTGGCCGTGGCCAAGGCCGCCGGCGCCGACGAGTTGATCAACTACAACGAGGAGAACCTGCGCGAGCGGCTCAAGCAGTTGACCGGCGATCAGGGCGTCGACGTGATCTACGATCCGGTCGGCGGCGAGCTGTTCGAGCAGGCCTTCCGCAGCATCGCCTGGAACGGCCGCATGCTGGTGGTCGGCTTCGCCAGCGGCACCATTCCCTCGCTACCGGCCAACCTCACGCTGCTCAAGGGCGCGTCGCTGGTCGGGGTGTTCTGGGGCGCCTTCGCCGCCCGCCAGCCGCAGGACAATGCGGCAAACTTCCAACAGCTGTTCCAGTGGCACGCCGAAGGCAAGCTCAAGCCGCTGGTGTCGCAGACCTTCCCGCTGGCAAACGCCGCCGACGCCATCAACCACCTGGGCCAGCGCAAGGCGGTGGGCAAGGTGGTGGTGCAAGTGCGCTGA
- a CDS encoding CDP-6-deoxy-delta-3,4-glucoseen reductase has product MKVTLQPSGAVLDVHSGERILDAARRLGYECPQACRNGNCHICAALLVEGRVRQSGAELDQGELFTCLAEPLEDCMLHWDGVLAPGELPLRRLACQLLECVEVGGDVWRVRLRAPAGKPPRYHAGQYLLIEREDGEPSAFSLASAPHQGRDLELHILGREASTQALLAQLQRTGLARVQLPFGDTHLAELPDGPLVLIAAGTGMAQMHSLIEHCRSTGFRHPVHLYWGVRQPEDFYQLEHWQDWQRLDNLHLHKVVSDLCGWEGRCGLLHEAICEDFADLGPLHVYASGSPAMVYGTLDALVAAGMDAHQMRADVFAYAPRE; this is encoded by the coding sequence ATGAAAGTCACCCTGCAACCCTCCGGCGCGGTGCTGGACGTCCATTCCGGCGAGCGCATCCTCGATGCCGCCCGGCGGCTCGGCTACGAGTGCCCGCAGGCCTGCCGCAACGGCAACTGCCATATCTGCGCGGCGTTACTGGTCGAGGGGCGGGTGCGCCAGAGTGGTGCCGAACTGGATCAGGGCGAGCTGTTCACTTGCCTGGCCGAACCGCTGGAAGATTGCATGCTGCACTGGGACGGCGTGCTGGCGCCGGGCGAATTGCCGCTGCGCAGGCTGGCCTGTCAGTTGCTCGAATGCGTCGAAGTCGGCGGCGACGTCTGGCGCGTGCGCCTGCGTGCACCGGCCGGCAAACCGCCGCGCTATCACGCCGGCCAGTACCTGTTGATCGAGCGTGAGGACGGCGAACCCTCGGCCTTCTCGCTGGCCTCGGCGCCGCATCAGGGCCGTGATCTGGAATTGCATATCCTCGGCCGCGAGGCCAGTACCCAGGCCTTGCTCGCGCAGCTGCAACGCACCGGCCTGGCGCGGGTGCAGCTGCCGTTCGGTGACACCCATCTGGCCGAGCTGCCGGACGGCCCGCTGGTGCTGATCGCCGCCGGCACCGGCATGGCGCAGATGCACAGCCTGATCGAGCACTGCCGCTCGACCGGCTTCAGGCATCCAGTGCACCTGTACTGGGGCGTGCGCCAGCCCGAGGACTTCTACCAACTGGAGCACTGGCAGGACTGGCAGCGCCTGGACAACCTGCACCTGCACAAGGTGGTCAGCGACCTGTGCGGTTGGGAAGGGCGCTGTGGCCTGCTGCACGAGGCGATTTGCGAAGACTTCGCCGACCTCGGCCCGCTGCACGTGTATGCCAGCGGTTCGCCGGCGATGGTCTATGGCACTCTCGACGCCCTGGTGGCGGCCGGCATGGACGCCCACCAGATGCGCGCCGACGTGTTCGCCTACGCGCCGCGCGAGTAG
- the ubiD gene encoding 4-hydroxy-3-polyprenylbenzoate decarboxylase, with translation MQYRDLRDFIRGLEQRGELKRIQTPVSPVLDMTEICDRTLRKGGPALLFENPVGFDVPVLGNLFGTPKRVALGMGAAEVGELREIGKLLAFLKEPEPPKGLKDAWAKLPIFKKVLAMAPKVLKDAPCQEVIEEGEDVDLSKLPVQTCWPGDVAPLITWGLTITKGPHKERQNLGIYRQQVIGRNKVIMRWLSHRGGALDFRDWCEKFPGQPYPVAVALGADPATILGAVTPVPDSLSEYAFAGLLRGHKTELVKARGSDLQVPASAEIVLEGVIHPGEMADEGPYGDHTGYYNEVDRFPVFTVECITRRRDPIYHSTYTGRPPDEPAVLGVALNEVFVPILQKQFPEITDFYLPPEGCSYRLAVVTIKKQYPGHAKRVMLGVWSFLRQFMYTKFVIVTDDDVNARDWNDVIWAITTRMDPKRDTVLIDNTPIDYLDFASPISGLGSKMGLDATHKWPGETSREWGRAIVQDEAVKRRVDELWSSLGID, from the coding sequence ATGCAGTATCGCGATCTGCGCGACTTTATCCGCGGCCTGGAACAGCGCGGCGAGCTGAAACGCATCCAGACGCCGGTCTCCCCGGTGCTGGACATGACCGAAATCTGCGACCGCACCCTGCGCAAGGGCGGTCCGGCGCTGCTGTTCGAGAATCCCGTGGGCTTCGATGTGCCGGTGCTCGGCAACCTGTTCGGTACGCCCAAGCGGGTGGCGCTGGGCATGGGCGCGGCGGAGGTCGGCGAGCTGCGCGAGATTGGCAAGCTGCTGGCCTTCCTCAAGGAGCCGGAGCCGCCGAAGGGGCTGAAGGATGCCTGGGCCAAGCTGCCGATCTTCAAGAAAGTCCTGGCCATGGCGCCCAAGGTGCTCAAGGACGCGCCGTGCCAGGAGGTGATCGAGGAAGGCGAGGACGTCGACCTGAGCAAGCTGCCGGTGCAGACCTGCTGGCCGGGCGACGTCGCGCCGCTGATCACCTGGGGCCTGACCATCACCAAGGGCCCGCATAAGGAGCGGCAGAACCTCGGCATCTACCGTCAGCAGGTGATCGGCCGCAATAAGGTGATCATGCGCTGGCTCAGCCACCGCGGCGGTGCCCTGGATTTCCGCGACTGGTGCGAGAAGTTTCCCGGCCAGCCCTACCCGGTGGCAGTGGCCCTCGGCGCCGACCCGGCGACCATTCTCGGTGCGGTCACCCCGGTGCCCGATAGCCTCTCCGAATATGCCTTCGCCGGCCTGCTGCGCGGCCACAAGACCGAGCTGGTCAAGGCGCGTGGCAGCGACCTGCAGGTGCCGGCTAGTGCCGAAATCGTCCTCGAAGGGGTGATCCATCCCGGCGAGATGGCCGACGAAGGCCCGTACGGCGACCACACCGGCTATTACAACGAGGTCGACCGCTTCCCGGTGTTCACCGTCGAGTGCATCACCCGTCGCCGTGATCCGATCTACCACAGCACCTACACCGGCCGTCCGCCGGATGAGCCAGCGGTGCTCGGCGTGGCGCTCAACGAAGTGTTCGTGCCGATCCTGCAGAAGCAGTTTCCGGAGATCACCGACTTCTACCTGCCGCCGGAAGGCTGCTCCTATCGCCTGGCGGTGGTGACCATCAAGAAGCAGTACCCCGGCCATGCCAAGCGGGTGATGCTCGGCGTGTGGAGCTTCCTGCGCCAGTTCATGTACACCAAGTTCGTCATAGTCACCGACGACGACGTCAATGCGCGTGATTGGAACGACGTGATCTGGGCGATCACCACGCGCATGGACCCAAAGCGCGACACCGTGTTGATCGACAACACGCCGATCGACTACCTCGACTTCGCCTCGCCGATCTCCGGTCTCGGCTCGAAGATGGGCCTGGACGCCACCCACAAGTGGCCGGGCGAGACCAGCCGCGAGTGGGGCCGGGCGATAGTCCAGGACGAGGCGGTCAAGCGCCGCGTCGATGAGCTTTGGTCCAGCTTGGGGATCGACTGA
- the rho gene encoding transcription termination factor Rho: protein MNLTELKQKPITELLEMAEQMGIENMARSRKQDVIFSLLKKHSKSGEEISGDGVLEILQDGFGFLRSADSSYLAGPDDIYVSPSQIRRFNLRTGDTIVGKIRPPKEGERYFALLKVDTINYDRPENAKNKILFENLTPLFPNKRLVMEAGNGSTEDITGRVIDLCAPIGKGQRGLIVAPPKAGKTIMLQNIASNITRNNPECHLIVLLIDERPEEVTEMQRTVRGEVVASTFDEPPTRHVQVAEMVIEKAKRLVEHKKDVVILLDSITRLARAYNTVIPSSGKVLTGGVDAHALEKPKRFFGAARNIEEGGSLTIIATALVETGSKMDEVIYEEFKGTGNMELPLDRRIAEKRVFPAININRSGTRREELLTAEDELQRMWILRKLLHPMDEIAAIEFLIDKLKDTKTNDEFFMSMRRK from the coding sequence ATGAATCTGACCGAACTCAAGCAAAAACCCATTACCGAACTGCTGGAAATGGCCGAACAAATGGGCATCGAGAACATGGCCCGTTCGCGCAAGCAGGACGTGATTTTCTCCCTGCTGAAAAAACACTCGAAAAGCGGCGAGGAAATCTCCGGTGACGGCGTGCTGGAGATCCTCCAGGACGGCTTCGGTTTCCTGCGTTCCGCAGACTCTTCCTATCTGGCCGGCCCGGACGACATCTACGTCTCGCCCAGCCAGATCCGCCGCTTCAACCTGCGGACCGGGGACACCATCGTCGGCAAGATCCGCCCGCCGAAGGAAGGCGAGCGCTACTTCGCGCTGCTCAAGGTCGACACCATCAACTACGACCGCCCGGAAAACGCCAAGAACAAGATTCTGTTCGAGAACCTCACGCCGCTGTTCCCCAACAAGCGGCTGGTCATGGAAGCCGGCAACGGCTCCACCGAGGACATCACCGGCCGGGTGATCGACCTCTGCGCGCCGATCGGCAAGGGCCAGCGCGGCCTGATCGTGGCGCCGCCGAAGGCCGGCAAGACGATCATGCTGCAGAACATCGCCAGCAACATCACCCGCAACAATCCCGAGTGCCACCTGATCGTCCTGCTGATCGACGAGCGCCCGGAGGAAGTGACCGAGATGCAGCGCACCGTGCGCGGCGAAGTGGTCGCCTCGACCTTCGACGAGCCGCCGACCCGCCACGTGCAGGTCGCCGAGATGGTGATCGAGAAGGCCAAGCGCCTGGTCGAGCACAAGAAGGACGTGGTCATCCTGCTCGACTCCATCACCCGTCTGGCGCGCGCCTACAACACCGTGATCCCGAGCTCCGGCAAGGTCCTCACCGGTGGTGTCGACGCCCACGCCCTGGAGAAGCCCAAGCGTTTCTTCGGCGCCGCGCGCAACATCGAGGAAGGCGGTTCGCTGACCATCATCGCCACCGCGCTGGTGGAAACCGGCTCGAAGATGGACGAGGTGATCTACGAAGAGTTCAAGGGTACCGGCAACATGGAGCTGCCCCTGGACCGCCGCATCGCCGAGAAGCGCGTGTTCCCGGCGATCAACATCAACCGCTCGGGCACCCGCCGCGAGGAGTTGCTGACCGCCGAGGACGAGTTGCAGCGCATGTGGATCCTGCGCAAGCTGCTGCACCCGATGGACGAGATCGCCGCCATCGAGTTCCTCATCGATAAGCTGAAAGACACCAAGACCAACGACGAATTCTTCATGTCGATGCGCCGCAAGTAA
- the trxA gene encoding thioredoxin TrxA: protein MSEFITNVSDASFDQDVLQADGPVLVDYWAEWCGPCKMIAPVLDEIAQTYQGKLKVCKLNIDENQDTPPKYGVRGIPTLMLFKNGNVEATKVGALSKSQLAAFLDSNI from the coding sequence ATGAGCGAATTCATCACCAACGTCAGCGACGCCAGCTTCGACCAAGACGTGCTCCAGGCGGATGGCCCGGTGCTGGTCGACTATTGGGCGGAGTGGTGCGGCCCGTGCAAGATGATCGCCCCGGTACTGGACGAGATCGCCCAGACCTATCAAGGCAAACTGAAAGTCTGCAAGCTGAACATCGACGAAAACCAGGACACCCCGCCGAAATACGGCGTGCGTGGCATCCCGACCCTGATGCTGTTCAAGAACGGCAACGTCGAGGCCACCAAGGTCGGCGCCTTGTCCAAATCGCAGCTGGCCGCTTTCCTCGACAGCAACATCTAA
- the ppx gene encoding exopolyphosphatase — protein MPQSPVKNFSLIAAIDLGSNSFHIVLAKADHGEIRILERLGEKVQLAAGIDEQRLLSEEAMQRGVDCLRRFAQLTNGLPPGAVRVVGTNALREARNRSEFIRRAEDVLGHPVEVISGREEARLIHLGVSHTLADTPGKRLIVDIGGGSTEFIIGQRFEPLLRESLQMGCVSYTQRYFRDGKITPARYAQAYTAARLELMGIEQGLRRLGWQEAVGASGTIRAVGLASKGGGQGNGELSPEGIAWLKRKLFKLGEVDKLELDGIKPDRRAIFPAGLAIIEAIFDALELKRMEHSEGALREGVLYDLLGRHHHEDVRERTLSALMERYHADLEQAARVEAKALQALEKVADAWQLDDEWHGELLSWAARVHEIGQDIAHYHYHKHGAYLIEHSDLAGFSRQDQLMLALLVRGHRRNIPQERFAEFGDEGVQLIRLCVLLRFAILFHHIRGSQEMPQVQLHAGPRSLDVVFPAGWLQANPLTQADFEQEAGWLQRVGFDLSVR, from the coding sequence ATGCCGCAAAGCCCAGTGAAGAACTTCTCCCTGATCGCCGCCATCGATCTCGGCTCGAACAGCTTCCATATCGTCCTGGCCAAGGCCGATCATGGCGAGATCCGCATTCTTGAGCGGCTCGGCGAGAAGGTCCAACTGGCCGCCGGAATCGACGAGCAGCGCCTGCTGAGCGAAGAGGCGATGCAACGCGGCGTCGATTGCCTGCGCCGCTTCGCCCAGCTGACCAACGGTCTGCCGCCCGGCGCGGTGCGCGTGGTCGGCACCAACGCGCTGCGTGAGGCGCGCAACCGCAGCGAGTTCATTCGCCGCGCCGAGGACGTGCTCGGCCATCCGGTGGAAGTGATTTCCGGCCGCGAGGAAGCGCGCCTGATTCACCTCGGCGTTTCCCACACCCTCGCCGACACCCCCGGCAAGCGCCTGATCGTCGATATCGGCGGCGGCAGCACCGAGTTCATCATCGGCCAGCGCTTCGAGCCGCTGCTGCGCGAGAGCCTGCAGATGGGCTGCGTGAGCTACACCCAGCGCTACTTTCGCGACGGCAAGATCACCCCGGCCCGCTACGCCCAGGCCTATACCGCCGCGCGCCTGGAGCTGATGGGCATCGAGCAGGGCCTGCGCCGCCTCGGCTGGCAGGAAGCGGTCGGCGCCTCCGGCACCATCCGCGCCGTCGGCCTGGCCAGCAAGGGCGGCGGCCAGGGCAATGGCGAGCTCAGCCCGGAAGGCATCGCCTGGCTGAAGCGCAAGCTGTTCAAGCTCGGCGAAGTGGACAAGCTCGAGCTCGACGGCATCAAACCGGATCGCCGGGCGATCTTCCCCGCCGGCCTGGCGATCATCGAAGCAATTTTCGATGCGCTCGAACTCAAGCGCATGGAGCACTCCGAAGGCGCCCTGCGCGAAGGCGTGCTGTATGACCTGCTCGGCCGCCACCACCACGAGGACGTCCGCGAGCGCACCCTCAGCGCGCTGATGGAGCGTTACCACGCCGACCTGGAACAGGCCGCGCGGGTCGAGGCCAAGGCCTTGCAGGCACTGGAGAAAGTCGCCGACGCCTGGCAGTTGGATGATGAGTGGCACGGCGAGCTGTTGAGCTGGGCGGCCCGCGTCCATGAGATCGGCCAGGACATCGCCCACTATCACTACCACAAGCACGGCGCCTATCTGATCGAACATTCCGACCTGGCCGGCTTCTCGCGCCAGGACCAGCTGATGCTGGCGCTGCTGGTGCGCGGCCATCGGCGCAACATCCCACAGGAGCGCTTCGCCGAGTTCGGTGACGAAGGCGTGCAGCTGATCCGCCTGTGCGTGCTGCTGCGCTTCGCCATCCTCTTCCACCACATCCGCGGCAGCCAGGAAATGCCTCAGGTGCAGCTGCACGCCGGCCCACGCAGCCTCGACGTGGTGTTTCCCGCGGGCTGGCTGCAGGCCAACCCACTGACCCAGGCCGACTTCGAGCAGGAAGCCGGCTGGCTGCAGCGGGTCGGCTTCGACCTCAGCGTGCGCTGA
- the ppk1 gene encoding polyphosphate kinase 1 — MNSAGLTDTELLKAQPLADPLVEAPPAELEPEPLPAAALDSPLAVPEPLAAAPVPGLDDSSLYIHRELSQLKFNIRVLEQALDESYPLLERLKFLLIFSSNLDEFFEIRVAGLKKQITFAREQAGADGLQPHQALARISELVHAQVGRQYAILNDVLFPALAKHQINFIRRRFWTTKLKAWVRRYFRDEIAPIITPIGLDPTHPFPLLVNKSLNFIVELEGIDAFGRDSGLAIIPAPRLLPRIIRVPEEIGGGGDNFVFLSSMIHAHADDLFPGMKVKGCYQFRLTRNADLSVDTEDVEDLARALRGELFSRRYGDGVRLEVVDTCPAHLSDYLLKQFNLSDTELYRVNGPVNLTRLFSITGLDSHPELQYKPFTPVIPKLLQNSENIFNVIGKQDVLLLHPFESFTPVVDLLRQAAKDPNVLAIKQTLYRAGANSEIVDSLVEAARNGKEVTAVIELRARFDEESNLQLASRLQAAGAVVIYGVVGFKTHAKMILILRRENGELRRYAHLGTGNYHAGNARLYTDYSLLTADVALGEDVSKLFSQLIGMGKTLRMKKLLHAPFTLKKGMLDLIARETQHASEGKPAHIMAKFNSLTDPKIIRALYKASQAGVRIDLVVRGMCCLRPGVPGVSHNIQVRSIIGRFLEHTRIYYFHNAGDEQLYLSSADWMERNLDKRVETCFPVEGRKLILRVKKELESYLSDNTQSWQLQPDGRYLRNSPSGNQNPRSAQQSLFDRLTAPPPLSAR; from the coding sequence ATGAATAGCGCAGGACTCACCGATACTGAATTGCTCAAGGCCCAGCCCCTGGCCGATCCCCTGGTCGAGGCGCCGCCCGCCGAGCTTGAGCCCGAGCCGCTGCCCGCGGCCGCACTCGATAGCCCGCTCGCCGTCCCCGAGCCGCTCGCCGCGGCGCCGGTGCCGGGCCTGGACGACAGCAGCCTGTACATCCACCGCGAGCTGTCGCAGCTGAAATTCAATATCCGCGTGCTGGAACAGGCGCTGGACGAGTCCTATCCGCTGCTGGAGCGGCTGAAGTTCCTGCTGATCTTCTCCAGCAACCTCGACGAGTTCTTCGAGATCCGCGTCGCCGGGCTGAAGAAGCAGATCACCTTCGCCCGCGAACAGGCCGGCGCCGACGGCCTGCAGCCGCACCAGGCGCTGGCGCGGATCAGCGAGCTGGTGCACGCGCAGGTCGGCCGCCAGTACGCCATCCTCAATGACGTGCTGTTCCCGGCGCTGGCCAAGCACCAGATCAACTTCATCCGCCGGCGCTTCTGGACGACCAAGCTCAAGGCCTGGGTGCGCCGCTATTTCCGCGACGAGATCGCGCCGATCATCACCCCCATCGGCCTCGACCCGACCCACCCGTTTCCCTTGCTGGTGAACAAGAGCCTGAACTTCATCGTCGAGCTGGAAGGCATCGATGCCTTCGGCCGCGACTCCGGTCTGGCGATCATCCCGGCGCCGCGCTTGCTGCCGCGGATCATCCGCGTGCCCGAGGAAATCGGCGGCGGCGGCGACAACTTCGTGTTCCTCTCGTCGATGATCCACGCCCACGCCGACGACCTGTTCCCCGGCATGAAGGTCAAGGGCTGCTACCAGTTCCGCCTGACCCGCAACGCCGACCTGTCGGTGGACACCGAGGACGTCGAGGACCTGGCCCGCGCCCTGCGCGGCGAGCTGTTCTCGCGCCGCTACGGCGACGGCGTGCGCCTGGAGGTGGTCGACACCTGCCCGGCGCACCTGTCCGACTACCTGCTCAAGCAGTTCAACTTGAGCGACACCGAGCTGTACCGGGTCAACGGCCCGGTCAACCTGACCCGCCTGTTCAGCATCACCGGCCTCGACAGCCATCCGGAGCTGCAATACAAGCCGTTCACCCCGGTGATCCCCAAGCTGCTGCAGAACAGCGAGAACATCTTCAACGTGATCGGCAAGCAGGACGTGCTGCTGCTGCACCCGTTCGAGTCCTTCACCCCGGTGGTCGACCTGCTGCGCCAGGCCGCCAAGGACCCCAACGTCCTGGCGATCAAGCAGACCCTGTACCGCGCCGGGGCCAACTCGGAAATCGTCGATTCGCTGGTCGAGGCCGCGCGCAACGGCAAGGAAGTCACCGCGGTGATCGAGCTGCGCGCGCGCTTCGACGAGGAGTCCAACCTGCAGCTGGCCAGCCGCCTGCAGGCCGCCGGCGCGGTGGTGATCTACGGCGTGGTCGGTTTCAAGACCCACGCCAAGATGATCCTCATCCTGCGTCGCGAGAATGGCGAGCTGCGCCGCTATGCGCACCTCGGCACCGGCAACTACCACGCCGGCAACGCCCGCCTGTACACAGACTACAGCCTGCTGACCGCCGACGTGGCGCTCGGCGAGGACGTGTCCAAGCTGTTCAGTCAGCTGATCGGCATGGGCAAGACCTTGCGCATGAAGAAGCTGCTGCACGCGCCCTTCACCCTGAAGAAGGGCATGCTCGACCTGATCGCCCGCGAGACCCAGCACGCCAGCGAGGGCAAGCCGGCGCACATCATGGCCAAGTTCAATTCGCTGACCGATCCGAAGATCATCCGCGCGCTGTACAAGGCCAGCCAGGCCGGGGTGAGGATCGATCTGGTGGTGCGCGGCATGTGCTGCCTGCGCCCGGGCGTGCCGGGGGTGTCGCACAACATTCAGGTGCGCTCGATCATCGGCCGCTTCCTCGAACACACGCGGATCTATTACTTCCATAACGCCGGCGACGAACAGCTGTACCTGTCCAGCGCCGACTGGATGGAGCGCAACCTCGACAAGCGCGTCGAGACCTGCTTCCCGGTGGAGGGGCGCAAATTGATCCTGCGGGTGAAGAAGGAGCTGGAGAGCTACCTCAGCGACAACACCCAGAGCTGGCAGCTCCAGCCGGACGGTCGTTACCTGCGCAACAGCCCGAGCGGCAACCAGAACCCGCGCAGCGCCCAGCAGAGTCTGTTCGACAGGCTCACCGCGCCGCCGCCGCTCAGCGCACGCTGA
- the hemB gene encoding porphobilinogen synthase codes for MSFTPANRLFPATRLRRNRRDDFSRRLVRENRLSVDDLILPVFVLDGDNRREAVPSMPGVERLSIDLLLQEAEGWVALGIPALALFPVTPLEKKSLDGAEAWNPDGIAQRAIRALRARFPELGVIADVALDPFTTHGQDGILDEAGYVKNDITVDALVKQALSHAAAGAQVVAPSDMMDGRIQAIREALELAEHTNVRIMAYSAKYASAYYGPFRDAVGSKANLGKGNKASYQMDPANSDEALHEVAADLAEGADMVMVKPGMPYLDILQRVKVEFRVPTFVYQVSGEYAMHMAAIQNGWLSEAVILESLTAFKRAGADGILTYFAARAAELLQQGQ; via the coding sequence GTGAGCTTTACCCCCGCCAATCGCCTGTTCCCCGCCACCCGCCTGCGCCGCAACCGCCGCGACGACTTTTCCCGCCGCCTGGTGCGCGAGAACCGGCTGAGCGTCGACGACCTGATCCTGCCGGTGTTCGTCCTCGATGGCGACAACCGTCGCGAGGCGGTGCCGTCGATGCCGGGTGTCGAGCGCTTGTCCATCGACCTGCTGCTGCAGGAGGCCGAGGGTTGGGTGGCCCTGGGGATTCCGGCGCTGGCGCTGTTCCCGGTGACGCCGCTGGAGAAGAAGTCGCTGGACGGCGCCGAGGCTTGGAACCCGGACGGCATCGCCCAGCGCGCGATCCGCGCCCTGCGCGCACGCTTCCCCGAGCTGGGGGTGATCGCCGACGTGGCGCTCGACCCGTTCACCACCCATGGCCAGGACGGCATCCTCGATGAAGCCGGTTACGTGAAGAACGACATCACCGTCGACGCCCTGGTCAAGCAGGCGCTGTCGCATGCCGCCGCCGGCGCCCAGGTGGTGGCACCGTCGGACATGATGGACGGCCGCATTCAGGCGATCCGCGAGGCGCTGGAGCTGGCCGAGCACACCAACGTGCGCATCATGGCCTACTCGGCCAAGTACGCCAGCGCCTATTACGGGCCGTTCCGCGACGCGGTCGGATCAAAGGCCAACCTCGGCAAGGGCAACAAGGCCAGTTACCAGATGGACCCGGCCAACAGCGACGAGGCGCTGCACGAAGTCGCCGCCGACCTCGCCGAAGGCGCCGACATGGTCATGGTCAAACCGGGCATGCCCTACCTCGACATCCTCCAGCGGGTGAAAGTGGAATTCCGCGTGCCGACCTTTGTCTATCAAGTCAGCGGTGAGTACGCCATGCACATGGCGGCGATCCAGAACGGCTGGCTGTCCGAGGCGGTGATTCTCGAATCGCTGACCGCCTTCAAACGGGCCGGCGCCGATGGCATCCTCACCTATTTCGCCGCCCGCGCGGCAGAACTGTTACAACAGGGGCAGTAG
- a CDS encoding DedA family protein, with translation MLQNFLQDFGYFALFLGTFFEGETILVLAGFLAFRGYLDINAVIATAFFGSYAGDQLWYYLGRHKGRQILDRRPRWHALGERALKHIRRHPDLWVLVFRFVYGLRTVMPVAIGLSGYPPLRYLILNGIGALIWAVALGLAAFHFGTVLEGYLGNVKRYELWVLGGLLALGALLWLRRRLKMPRNGSNGDD, from the coding sequence ATGCTTCAAAACTTCCTTCAGGATTTCGGCTACTTCGCCCTGTTTCTCGGCACTTTTTTCGAGGGCGAAACCATTCTGGTACTGGCCGGCTTCCTCGCGTTCCGCGGCTATCTGGACATCAACGCGGTGATCGCCACCGCGTTCTTCGGCAGCTACGCCGGCGACCAGTTGTGGTACTACCTCGGCCGCCACAAGGGCCGCCAGATCCTCGACCGCCGGCCGCGCTGGCATGCGCTCGGCGAGCGCGCGCTGAAGCACATCCGTCGCCATCCGGATTTGTGGGTGCTGGTTTTCCGCTTCGTCTACGGCCTGCGCACGGTGATGCCGGTGGCCATCGGCCTGTCCGGCTACCCGCCGCTGCGCTACCTGATCCTCAACGGCATCGGCGCGCTGATCTGGGCGGTGGCGCTGGGCCTGGCCGCCTTCCACTTCGGCACCGTGCTGGAAGGCTACCTCGGCAACGTCAAACGCTATGAGCTGTGGGTGCTCGGCGGCCTGCTGGCGCTCGGCGCCCTCCTCTGGCTGCGCCGCCGGCTGAAGATGCCGCGCAACGGTTCAAACGGCGACGACTGA